In the genome of Populus trichocarpa isolate Nisqually-1 chromosome 6, P.trichocarpa_v4.1, whole genome shotgun sequence, one region contains:
- the LOC18099735 gene encoding anthocyanidin 3-O-glucosyltransferase 6 isoform X3, with protein MQCKAQTQTSLTATNKSSIVCKLIEAYCKMKNAELVFIPAPIIGHFVSAVEVAKLLLERDERLSITFLVMKSSLSTKIARSYNDSVIAACGRIRFIHLPEVELDPNLPSRFFISLIEAQKPHVKEEVSKLVIESESSPDSPRIAGFVLDMFSTSIIDVANEFGVPSYIFFTSAAAFLGTTFYIQALHDEQKVDPTEFKNSDVELAMPCLASPFPAKVLPSSVLGKDFLPLFLRLFRRLREAKGIMVNTFYELESHAINSFSDGNYPPVYPVGPLLNLNGHEHDVVSDRKDTHRDIMQWLDHQPSSSVVYLCFGSMGSFGVEQVKEIACGLEQSGHRFLWSLRQPPPNGKMEAPSDYVNSAEVLPEGFLDRTSEIGKIIGWAPQVDILAHPSIGGFVSHCGWNSMLESIWFDVPIATWPLYAEQQFNAFLMIVEFGLAIEIQVNYRMDDCEIVRAEEIEKRIRGLMEFDIKKREKLKEISENSRKALMKDGSSYTWLGRLIQDMIDNMA; from the exons ATGCAATGCAAAGCTCAAACCCAGACGTCTCTCACAGCCACAAACAAAAGTAGTATTGTTTGCAAACTCATTGAAGCCTACTGCAAAATGAAGAACGCTGAGCTAGTCTTCATTCCAGCACCAATTATAGGTCACTTTGTATCCGCAGTAGAGGTAGCCAAGCTCCTTTTAGAACGTGATGAGAGGCTTTCAATCACCTTCCTCGTCATGAAATCAAGTTTAAGCACCAAGATTGCTCGTAGCTACAATGATTCAGTGATTGCAGCCTGCGGTCGTATCCGGTTCATTCACTTGCCTGAAGTTGAGCTTGATCCAAACCTACCCAGCaggtttttcatttctttgattGAAGCCCAAAAACCTCATGTCAAAGAAGAAGTCTCTAAGCTTGTGATTGAGTCCGAGTCAAGCCCTGACTCGCCTCGAATTGCTGGGTTTGTTCTTGATATGTTTTCTACATCAATCATAGATGTGGCCAATGAATTTGGTGTTCcctcttatattttctttacatCTGCAGCAGCTTTTCTTGGTACTACGTTCTATATTCAGGCTCTCCATGATGAGCAGAAAGTTGACCCTACCGAGTTCAAGAACTCGGATGTTGAATTGGCCATGCCGTGTTTGGCGAGTCCCTTTCCAGCAAAGGTTTTACCATCTTCGGTACTTGGCAAAGATTTCCTGCCTCTTTTTCTTCGCCTGTTTAGAAGGTTGAGAGAAGCCAAGGGAATTATGGTAAATACATTTTACGAGTTGGAATCTCATGCGATCAACTCATTCTCTGATGGTAATTATCCTCCTGTTTATCCAGTTGGTCCCCTTTTGAAC CTCAATGGCCATGAACATGATGTGGTGTCAGATAGAAAAGATACTCACAGGGATATCATGCAATGGCTTGACCATCAGCCTTCATCTTCTGTAGTCTACCTGTGTTTTGGGAGTATGGGAAGTTTCGGTGTGGAGCAAGTGAAAGAGATCGCATGTGGATTGGAGCAAAGTGGACACCGATTCTTATGGTCTCTACGTCAACCTCCACCAAATGGCAAGATGGAAGCTCCGAGTGATTATGTGAATTCTGCAGAAGTCTTGCCTGAAGGGTTCTTGGATCGAACATCCGAGATCGGAAAAATAATAGGATGGGCCCCACAGGTGGATATCTTGGCTCACCCATCTATAGGAGGATTTGTATCGCATTGTGGGTGGAATTCTATGCTGGAAAGCATCTGGTTTGATGTTCCAATTGCTACATGGCCATTGTATGCTGAGCAGCAATTTAATGCTTTCCTAATGATTGTTGAATTCGGCTTAGCAATAGaaattcaagtgaattataGAATGGATGATTGTGAAATTGTTAGGGCTGAGGAAATAGAGAAAAGAATAAGGGGTTTAATGGAGTTTGATATCAAGAAAAGGGAGAAGTTGAAGGAAATAAGCGAAAATAGTAGGAAGGCTTTGATGAAAGATGGATCCTCGTACACTTGGTTAGGTCGTCTGATTCAAGATATGATAGACAACATGGCATGA
- the LOC18099735 gene encoding anthocyanidin 3-O-glucosyltransferase 6 isoform X1 produces MQCKAQTQTSLTATNKSSIVCKLIEAYCKMKNAELVFIPAPIIGHFVSAVEVAKLLLERDERLSITFLVMKSSLSTKIARSYNDSVIAACGRIRFIHLPEVELDPNLPSRFFISLIEAQKPHVKEEVSKLVIESESSPDSPRIAGFVLDMFSTSIIDVANEFGVPSYIFFTSAAAFLGTTFYIQALHDEQKVDPTEFKNSDVELAMPCLASPFPAKVLPSSVLGKDFLPLFLRLFRRLREAKGIMVNTFYELESHAINSFSDGNYPPVYPVGPLLNLNGHEHDVVSDIRKDIHRDIMQWLDHQPSSSVVYLCFGSMGSFGVEQVKEIACGLEQSGHRFLWSLRQPPPNGKMEAPSDYVNPAEVLPEGFLDRTSEIGKIIGWAPQVDILAHPSIGGFVSHCGWNSMLESIWFDVPIATWPLYAEQQFNAFLMIVEFGLAIEIQVNYRMDDCEIVRAEEIEKRIRGLMEFDIKKREKLKEISENSRKALMKDGSSYTWLGRLIQDMIDNMA; encoded by the exons ATGCAATGCAAAGCTCAAACCCAGACGTCTCTCACAGCCACAAACAAAAGTAGTATTGTTTGCAAACTCATTGAAGCCTACTGCAAAATGAAGAACGCTGAGCTAGTCTTCATTCCAGCACCAATTATAGGTCACTTTGTATCCGCAGTAGAGGTAGCCAAGCTCCTTTTAGAACGTGATGAGAGGCTTTCAATCACCTTCCTCGTCATGAAATCAAGTTTAAGCACCAAGATTGCTCGTAGCTACAATGATTCAGTGATTGCAGCCTGCGGTCGTATCCGGTTCATTCACTTGCCTGAAGTTGAGCTTGATCCAAACCTACCCAGCaggtttttcatttctttgattGAAGCCCAAAAACCTCATGTCAAAGAAGAAGTCTCTAAGCTTGTGATTGAGTCCGAGTCAAGCCCTGACTCGCCTCGAATTGCTGGGTTTGTTCTTGATATGTTTTCTACATCAATCATAGATGTGGCCAATGAATTTGGTGTTCcctcttatattttctttacatCTGCAGCAGCTTTTCTTGGTACTACGTTCTATATTCAGGCTCTCCATGATGAGCAGAAAGTTGACCCTACCGAGTTCAAGAACTCGGATGTTGAATTGGCCATGCCGTGTTTGGCGAGTCCCTTTCCAGCAAAGGTTTTACCATCTTCGGTACTTGGCAAAGATTTCCTGCCTCTTTTTCTTCGCCTGTTTAGAAGGTTGAGAGAAGCCAAGGGAATTATGGTAAATACATTTTACGAGTTGGAATCTCATGCGATCAACTCATTCTCTGATGGTAATTATCCTCCTGTTTATCCAGTTGGTCCCCTTTTGAACCTCAATGGCCATGAGCATGATGTGGTGTCAGATATTAGAAAAGATATTCACAGGGATATCATGCAATGGCTTGACCATCAGCCTTCATCTTCTGTAGTCTACCTGTGTTTTGGGAGTATGGGAAGTTTCGGTGTGGAGCAAGTGAAAGAGATCGCATGTGGATTGGAGCAAAGTGGACACCGATTCTTATGGTCTCTACGTCAACCTCCACCAAATGGCAAGATGGAAGCTCCGAGTGATTATGTGAATCCTGCAGAAGTCTTGCCTGAAGGGTTCTTAGATCGAACATCCGAGATCGGAAAAATAATAGGATGGGCCCCACAG GTGGATATCTTGGCTCACCCATCTATAGGAGGATTTGTATCGCATTGTGGGTGGAATTCTATGCTGGAAAGCATCTGGTTTGATGTTCCAATTGCTACATGGCCATTGTATGCTGAGCAGCAATTTAATGCTTTCCTAATGATTGTTGAATTCGGCTTAGCAATAGaaattcaagtgaattataGAATGGATGATTGTGAAATTGTTAGGGCTGAGGAAATAGAGAAAAGAATAAGGGGTTTAATGGAGTTTGATATCAAGAAAAGGGAGAAGTTGAAGGAAATAAGCGAAAATAGTAGGAAGGCTTTGATGAAAGATGGATCCTCGTACACTTGGTTAGGTCGTCTGATTCAAGATATGATAGACAACATGGCATGA
- the LOC18099735 gene encoding anthocyanidin 3-O-glucosyltransferase 6 isoform X2: MQCKAQTQTSLTATNKSSIVCKLIEAYCKMKNAELVFIPAPIIGHFVSAVEVAKLLLERDERLSITFLVMKSSLSTKIARSYNDSVIAACGRIRFIHLPEVELDPNLPSRFFISLIEAQKPHVKEEVSKLVIESESSPDSPRIAGFVLDMFSTSIIDVANEFGVPSYIFFTSAAAFLGTTFYIQALHDEQKVDPTEFKNSDVELAMPCLASPFPAKVLPSSVLGKDFLPLFLRLFRRFREAKGIMVNTFYELESHAINSFSDGNYPPVYPVGPILNLNGHEHDVVSDRKDTHRDIMQWLDHQPSSSVVYLCFGSMGSFGVEQVKEIACGLEQSGHRFLWSLRQPPPNGKMEAPSDYVNSAEVLPEGFLDRTSEIGKIIGWAPQVDILAHPSIGGFVSHCGWNSMLESIWFDVPIATWPLYAEQQFNAFLMIVEFGLAIEIQVNYRMDDCEIVRAEEIEKRIRGLMEFDIKKREKLKEISENSRKALMKDGSSYTWLGRLIQDMIDNMA; the protein is encoded by the exons ATGCAATGCAAAGCTCAAACCCAGACGTCTCTCACAGCCACAAACAAAAGTAGTATTGTTTGCAAACTCATTGAAGCCTACTGCAAAATGAAGAACGCTGAGCTAGTCTTCATTCCAGCACCAATTATAGGTCACTTTGTATCCGCAGTAGAGGTAGCCAAGCTCCTTTTAGAACGTGATGAGAGGCTTTCAATCACCTTCCTCGTCATGAAATCAAGTTTAAGCACCAAGATTGCTCGTAGCTACAATGATTCAGTGATTGCAGCCTGCGGTCGTATCCGGTTCATTCACTTGCCTGAAGTTGAGCTTGATCCAAACCTACCCAGCaggtttttcatttctttgattGAAGCCCAAAAACCTCATGTCAAAGAAGAAGTCTCTAAGCTTGTGATTGAGTCCGAGTCAAGCCCTGACTCGCCTCGAATTGCTGGGTTTGTTCTTGATATGTTTTCTACATCAATCATAGATGTGGCCAATGAATTTGGTGTTCcctcttatattttctttacatCTGCAGCAGCTTTTCTTGGTACTACGTTCTATATTCAGGCTCTCCATGATGAGCAGAAAGTTGACCCTACCGAGTTCAAGAACTCGGATGTTGAATTGGCCATGCCGTGTTTGGCGAGTCCCTTTCCAGCAAAGGTTTTACCATCTTCGGTACTTGGCAAAGATTTCCTGCCTCTTTTTCTTCGCCTGTTTAGAAG GTTCAGAGAAGCCAAGGGAATTATGGTAAATACATTTTACGAGCTGGAATCTCATGCGATCAACTCTTTCTCTGATGGTAATTATCCTCCTGTTTATCCAGTTGGTCCCATTTTGAACCTCAATGGCCATGAACATGATGTGGTGTCAGATAGAAAAGATACTCACAGGGATATCATGCAATGGCTTGACCATCAGCCTTCATCTTCTGTAGTCTACCTGTGTTTTGGGAGTATGGGAAGTTTCGGTGTGGAGCAAGTGAAAGAGATCGCATGTGGATTGGAGCAAAGTGGACACCGATTCTTATGGTCTCTACGTCAACCTCCACCAAATGGCAAGATGGAAGCTCCGAGTGATTATGTGAATTCTGCAGAAGTCTTGCCTGAAGGGTTCTTGGATCGAACATCCGAGATCGGAAAAATAATAGGATGGGCCCCACAGGTGGATATCTTGGCTCACCCATCTATAGGAGGATTTGTATCGCATTGTGGGTGGAATTCTATGCTGGAAAGCATCTGGTTTGATGTTCCAATTGCTACATGGCCATTGTATGCTGAGCAGCAATTTAATGCTTTCCTAATGATTGTTGAATTCGGCTTAGCAATAGaaattcaagtgaattataGAATGGATGATTGTGAAATTGTTAGGGCTGAGGAAATAGAGAAAAGAATAAGGGGTTTAATGGAGTTTGATATCAAGAAAAGGGAGAAGTTGAAGGAAATAAGCGAAAATAGTAGGAAGGCTTTGATGAAAGATGGATCCTCGTACACTTGGTTAGGTCGTCTGATTCAAGATATGATAGACAACATGGCATGA
- the LOC7463658 gene encoding anthocyanidin 3-O-glucosyltransferase 6, whose amino-acid sequence MKKAELVLIPIPARGHIVSAVEIAKLLVQRDDRLSTTILIYPSRNPVTTKYNESLAASTLPDRLRVIILPSAESSDTKPPNQFITSVYEGQKPLVREYVSKIKTQSELSPDSPQFAGFIFDAYATGLKDLANEFDVPWYAFCASDAAYLGCVLHLKDLHDEQGVDLTELGNSDAELEIPSLANSFPVKCLPLSSLVKETLPIVLEIAGGLTEAKGILINTFLELEPHAVNSLSNGKTPPVYAVGPIVKHEGDDRDTGSDGSKNYRDIMEWLDDQAPSSVLFLCFGSLGSFRSEQVKEIACALERSGHRFLWSLRKPSPSGKLKSPSDYENLQEVLPEGFLDRTAKIGKVIGWAPQVDILAHQAVGGFASHCGWNSILESVWFGVPIATWPLYAEQQYNAFYMVIELGLGVEIKMDYTMNLQGDDEIIVNADDIMKAIKHLMEEDKEIRKKVKEMSRISEKTLMPGGSSHSSLGRFIDDIIENLS is encoded by the coding sequence atgaagaaagcAGAGTTGGTGTTAATCCCAATACCTGCTAGGGGCCATATTGTTTCAGCAGTAGAGATAGCTAAGCTTCTTGTTCAGCGTGATGATCGCCTTTCCACAACTATCCTCATATATCCATCTCGTAACCCTGTCACTACCAAATACAACGAGTCACTTGCTGCATCAACACTCCCTGATCGTCTGCGAGTCATTATCTTGCCCAGTGCTGAGTCATCAGATACTAAACCCCCTAACCAGTTTATAACTTCTGTGTATGAAGGCCAAAAACCCCTTGTCAGAGAATATGTTTCCAAGATCAAAACTCAGTCCGAGTTGAGCCCTGACTCTCCTCAATTTGCCGGGTTTATTTTTGATGCTTATGCTACAGGACTGAAAGATCTGGCTAATGAATTTGATGTTCCATGGTACGCTTTCTGTGCCTCAGACGCTGCTTATCTTGGTTGCGTGTTACATCTTAAGGATCTTCATGATGAGCAGGGAGTGGACCTCACTGAGCTCGGAAACTCGGATGCTGAGTTGGAAATTCCGAGCTTGGCGAACTCATTTCCTGTTAAATGCTTGCCTTTATCGTCACTCGTGAAAGAGACGCTCCCTATTGTTCTCGAGATTGCAGGAGGATTGACGGAAGCCAAAGGTATTTTGATAAATACATTTTTAGAGCTTGAACCGCATGCTGTTAACAGTCTTTCCAATGGCAAGACCCCACCAGTGTATGCAGTGGGACCAATTGTTAAACATGAAGGAGATGATCGTGATACGGGATCAGATGGGAGCAAGAATTATAGGGACATCATGGAATGGCTTGATGATCAGGCTCCATCATCGGTTCTGTTTTTGTGCTTTGGGAGTCTAGGAAGTTTTAGGTCGGAACAGGTGAAAGAGATCGCTTGTGCACTAGAACGTAGTGGACATCGATTCTTATGGTCCCTACGTAAACCTTCACCGAGTGGTAAATTGAAATCTCCGAGTGATTATGAGAATCTTCAAGAAGTTTTACCAGAAGGGTTTTTAGATCGAACAGCTAAGATCGGGAAGGTGATTGGATGGGCTCCACAAGTGGATATTTTGGCCCATCAAGCCGTGGGAGGATTTGCATCACATTGTGGATGGAATTCTATCCTAGAGAGCGTATGGTTTGGTGTTCCAATTGCCACTTGGCCATTGTATGCTGAGCAACAATATAATGCCTTTTATATGGTGATTGAGTTGGGGTTAGGGGTGGAAATTAAGATGGATTATACGATGAATCTTCAAGGAGATGATGAAATAATTGTAAATGCTGATGATATAATGAAAGCAATAAAACATCTTATGGAGGAagataaagaaataagaaagaagGTAAAGGAGATGAGCAGAATAAGTGAAAAAACGTTGATGCCTGGTGGATCTTCGCATTCTTCTTTGGGTcgttttattgatgatataatAGAAAACCTGTCATGA